The genome window aggccctcatcacgttcctgtcgtcgtaccggaccacgccacgcgacggcccttcgcctgcggagcttctccacggccgtcgtcatcgcaccctactacggttgttgcaccccccggatcgacccgccgcttctgagcatcgcacgcgttttcagcgcaacgacgccgttttttttcagagtttatcacggtcgccgtcgttgggaacgtggtgccgtgataagtgtccagggtcgcggtttttatactgttcaaggtgctactggggtgcacaggaggcatcagaaccagttgcgccgcgctggccgcccggattctgcccctcgttctttgtccacagatttggtccgcggcgggttccagccgcgccttccgacttcgctgccgcccccagggcagcagcagcagccgtcgccgctaccacgccgacagcccgtcccgttgatgcctcccgcgcagcttcatccgggagcgccccaggtggccgctccggcgcctgcggtccctcttcagtcgccaccgccttcggagctgatggacgtcgacccctcagccgggccgccttcccaagcggtggctgtgcagcctgtcctgcagccgctttccttggccacccccaaggagtctgacaccgcagcgccttgtccggcgcccactcagcagccgtcgacgcagcgtcaggagacgctgcctctcttcgtgggtcccgacgccccgtcgcgtccagtaccagaagctgcgcccgtggtcacaggcgtgcaccctgacctcggttttcagtcggtgtttcccgaggccccgcgcagacaatgctggggtgcggaccggggactgccaccgacaacagtctccgccccggtctcttctgctacgcctgcggccagacccctcccccgccgtcgacgctcgccacgtcattagtCAACGActgtgcggcgatttgggggggaggagtgttatatcctagccagtaatgccacccgagcccgctgccaaaaggttggcagcatcaaagtccggacgccgtccgcataagcagcgccagtgagacaggaaatcgccgcaagtctgcgcgcgccaccgctggcttctggtttcttaagcgctggagtcgcgagcgctaggacagttctgtattcgccgctcagttgtatactcgccaccgaattgtgtacttggtagtcagttgtgtgttcatcgcagcagagttgttgtttgtcgtcagccgacgctgacctagccgctccgactcgaactagacagatttctgtagacacggagttcaccacggtgtttctgtatcttcgttaataaagataagtaccgacttttatttaatcagagtgttttggttttcatctttctgttcactgttccagcggaccggtcggcccgctattaaaagtgtggcggtgacttcgtaagccgtttctacagcgaattgtttgtcgctacgaacgccgccacaaaactttgGTTCCCCCTAATAACGCCCATGTTTTATTGGTCAGGTAGAAGATCGGGCTTTACTTTGTGTCTTTTCGGTAAGCAGTCAATTTTTCCTGATAGCGCGCCAGTATACTCTGTAGAGGCTTGGCTGCATCTTTCACCATAGCTCTCGATCTCCACAGGCTGTACTGTAGTGGTAGGGCGCAGAGATCACATAATTTGCCGTTCCTAATAACCGTTTTTCTGGAACAATGTTCTGAGGCATTCCATTTCCCGGAAGAGATTTTCTGCAACTGAGATCGTGCGCGCCCTGTATGCTAACGTTCTGAGCGCTCTACTCCTGTGTGCAGGGGGGTGTCTGTGTTCGTGCATGTAAGATGAGTATACGTCTCGTTCTGCTATACACTGTGGCCCAGTGTGCCAACTGCTCTTCTCTTGACAATGACGCTCAGGAATGATGACTTCCCTATGCATCAGTCTCCATAGTTAATCTGAAGTTAGGATGTGTGGAGTTTAGATATGCGAGAAGTCACGGAGATTGTGCCTTCCATTGAGCCATATAACAAACGTGTCGTCCACATAACGGAAAAGGAAGCGGGCTTTCATTTGAATGACTTCAGGGACTCTTACTGGGAGTGCTCTGTGCTAGACctacattagggaggacgacggttcaaacccgcgtccggccatcctgacttgggttttccataatttccccaaatcgctaaaggcaaatgccgggatcgttcatTCGAAAGGACACGGCCTCTTCCcgtctccatcctttcctaatccgagcttgtgctctgcctctgACAACATCGTtgccaacgggacgttaaacactaatgtcctcctgctcctcctcgaaGTTCTCTGTGTACATATGGCAACCGTTGGCGATGGTGGGCTGCCCATTGCATTTTCCTCCCTCTGCCATACTATTCTTCATTAAATAGAAAATTCCTGGGGTTCTCAGGGGAGACATTCGATCGATGTGTTTCAGTGATTCTTGTAGAGGCTCCATGATGAATTAACACGTTGTCTCAATCTTTGAGCCTAGTGTTGAAGCATTTGACAGAATCCCGAGATCTGTGATTGTGGTGTATTTATCCACAGAGGGGTTGACTATTTCAGGGGTGTTGCCAGTACTAGCTGACCAAAAGTAGCCGGATACCTGTTAGTGGATATTAACATTAgttgtgtccacccttcgtcttgATCTCTGCTGGAGGCACTTCCAGTGAGGTCTCTGAATGTTGTGGAGGGACGTCAGTTCGTTCTTCAATAAGAACAGAAACCAGTGATAGTACTGGTACTGAACGCTGGAATCTCTGGCGAAGTCGACGTTCGaactcatcccaaagttgttccCTTTGCTTCAGTTGGGAactgtgggcaggccagtccatttcagggactttattgtccacaagccattgcctcac of Schistocerca serialis cubense isolate TAMUIC-IGC-003099 chromosome 2, iqSchSeri2.2, whole genome shotgun sequence contains these proteins:
- the LOC126456316 gene encoding sterile alpha motif domain-containing protein 1-like: MLKLRCHQKLQRLTDLVRGGFQPRLPTSLPPPGQQQQPSPLPRRQPVPLMPPAQLHPGAPQVAAPAPAVPLQSPPPSELMDVDPSAGPPSQAVAVQPVLQPLSLATPKESDTAAPCPAPTQQPSTQRQETLPLFVGPDAPSRPPAFLACRTRHDRRALSDARYAGGHAAALRRVDEPRRRRRLLEAGTAASASTGRGRRGLN